Proteins from one Terriglobales bacterium genomic window:
- a CDS encoding TetR/AcrR family transcriptional regulator, which yields MLVPRNQQKSVIEVRILEAAVLLFARHGFSGTSTREIAHLADVNETTLFRYYGTKKELFWAALEARLSRIKLSRELQAVLAGDEDPAEVLPKLFQFVVDLICGQPELMRLLCVSALELPGSDEIYRKHLGGIFDSVSAYLTRATARGAIAGIDPHIATLAFVGTVISHSSLYQLFVGRELPFATTTEASSAYSSFWLNMLRSSMESQAVASDAGSLIGD from the coding sequence ATGCTCGTCCCCCGAAATCAGCAGAAAAGCGTAATTGAAGTACGCATCCTCGAAGCGGCCGTGCTGTTGTTCGCGCGCCATGGATTCAGCGGCACCAGCACGCGCGAGATTGCGCACCTGGCCGACGTGAATGAAACCACTCTCTTTCGTTATTACGGAACCAAAAAGGAACTATTCTGGGCGGCGCTCGAGGCGCGCCTGTCGCGGATTAAACTCAGCCGCGAGCTGCAGGCCGTGCTTGCGGGAGACGAGGATCCTGCAGAAGTTCTTCCCAAATTGTTTCAATTTGTGGTCGATTTGATTTGTGGGCAGCCCGAGCTGATGCGTCTACTGTGCGTCTCCGCTCTGGAACTTCCAGGCAGCGACGAAATCTATCGCAAACATCTGGGCGGAATCTTCGATTCTGTGAGTGCCTATCTCACGCGGGCCACGGCACGCGGCGCGATTGCCGGTATCGATCCTCACATTGCGACGCTCGCATTTGTTGGCACCGTGATTTCGCACTCCAGCTTGTATCAGCTCTTTGTCGGACGCGAGCTGCCGTTTGCGACCACTACTGAAGCCAGTTCCGCATACTCCAGTTTCTGGCTCAACATGCTGCGCAGTTCGATGGAATCGCAAGCGGTTGCCAGCGACGCGGGCTCTCTAATTGGCGACTAA
- a CDS encoding GDP-mannose 4,6-dehydratase, whose protein sequence is MNNAKAALITGVTGQDGAYLSKLLLEKGYKVYGLLARRSSDTTWRLRYLGVQDDVTFVEGDLTDQSSLIRGLSHFPVDEVYNLGAQSFVATSWMQPVLTGYVTGLGAVNLLEAIRLTNPKTRYYQASTSEMFGKIQEPVQNEQTPFYPRSPYGVAKLYAHWMTVNYRESFGMHASSGILFNHESPLRGIEFVTRKITDGVARIKQGVQKELRLGNLEAKRDWGFAGDYVEAMWRILQQPEPEDYVIATGRTTTVREFCRLAF, encoded by the coding sequence ATGAATAATGCCAAAGCCGCACTAATCACAGGCGTCACCGGACAAGACGGAGCCTATCTCTCCAAGCTTCTGCTCGAGAAGGGCTACAAAGTTTACGGACTACTGGCGCGCCGCTCGTCCGACACCACATGGCGCCTCCGCTATCTCGGCGTGCAGGACGACGTCACCTTCGTCGAGGGCGATCTCACCGATCAGTCATCGCTCATCCGCGGCCTCTCGCACTTCCCTGTGGACGAGGTTTACAACCTCGGCGCGCAAAGTTTCGTCGCCACCTCCTGGATGCAGCCCGTCCTAACCGGCTACGTCACCGGACTCGGCGCCGTAAACCTGCTCGAAGCCATCCGCCTCACCAATCCAAAGACGCGCTACTACCAGGCCAGTACCAGCGAGATGTTCGGCAAGATCCAGGAGCCGGTCCAGAACGAGCAGACGCCGTTCTACCCGCGCAGCCCCTACGGCGTGGCCAAACTCTACGCCCACTGGATGACCGTCAACTATCGCGAAAGCTTCGGCATGCACGCCTCCAGCGGCATTCTGTTTAACCACGAGTCACCGCTGCGGGGCATCGAGTTCGTCACGCGCAAAATCACTGACGGCGTCGCGCGCATCAAGCAAGGGGTGCAGAAGGAACTCCGCCTCGGCAACCTCGAAGCCAAGCGCGACTGGGGATTCGCCGGCGACTACGTTGAAGCCATGTGGCGCATCCTGCAACAACCCGAACCGGAAGACTATGTAATTGCCACCGGTCGCACCACAACTGTTCGTGAGTTCTGCCGCTTGGCCTTCG
- a CDS encoding UpxY family transcription antiterminator has product MSKIGENVRTATAGGENSEALHLVPQWFAAYTTTRHEKAVAEHFATRSIEAFLPLYKTQRLWKNGCKMNLELPLFPSYVFVRVPVRERVRVLEVPGVLSLVSSAGKPVPLPEADIQSLRSSLPFVKCEPHPYLKVGERVRIKSGTLEGMEGILLRKKGMLRVVLSLDLIMKSVAVEVDADNVEAVVPSFARHKLA; this is encoded by the coding sequence ATGTCCAAAATCGGCGAAAACGTTAGAACGGCCACAGCGGGCGGTGAAAATTCCGAAGCGCTGCATCTCGTCCCGCAGTGGTTCGCTGCCTACACGACCACGCGGCATGAGAAAGCCGTCGCCGAGCACTTCGCTACGCGCAGCATCGAAGCGTTTTTGCCGCTGTATAAGACACAGCGCCTCTGGAAGAACGGCTGCAAGATGAATCTCGAGTTACCGCTCTTCCCCAGCTACGTCTTTGTACGTGTCCCAGTGCGGGAACGGGTGCGGGTGCTCGAAGTCCCCGGAGTGCTCTCATTGGTCAGCTCGGCCGGCAAGCCGGTCCCGCTGCCTGAAGCAGATATTCAGTCGCTGCGCTCTTCCCTGCCCTTCGTCAAGTGTGAGCCACATCCATATCTGAAAGTGGGTGAGCGTGTGCGGATCAAAAGCGGGACGCTCGAAGGCATGGAAGGCATTCTGTTGCGAAAAAAAGGAATGCTGCGCGTTGTGCTCTCTCTCGATCTGATCATGAAAAGCGTCGCCGTGGAGGTGGATGCTGACAATGTCGAAGCCGTCGTTCCATCGTTTGCCCGCCATAAACTGGCCTGA
- a CDS encoding Wzz/FepE/Etk N-terminal domain-containing protein: protein MGTQLHHDPLLDEARTTSIAEPRPMPAPVDDEIDLLDLLIVLAKRKRLIAAVTLGAAVLAAIVSLLLPNRYTATTKILPPQQSQSASSMILNQLAGGGMGPLAALAGSSLGLKNPSDIYIGILKSRSIQDALIQQFNLMSAYRDKRLSDTRKDLSGYSDIVAEKEGLISISVEDKDPKRAAAMANAYVEELRKVTQHLAIGEASQRRLFFEQQVQQAKEDLSNAEVALKETQQKTGMIQLDSQAKAVIEAIGNLRAQVAAKEVQLQAMRSFATEQNPQRIIVEQQVAGLRDQLHKLEGQASGGDGDPIVSTGKIPSAGLEYVRKLRDVKYYETIFELLAKQYEAAKIDESREAAVIQVLDQATEPDRKSSPKRLLIIALCAICGLMIGCVSALISEAVARVQLDPERATQISRLRQTLRWKDRKGLVVDRV, encoded by the coding sequence ATGGGAACGCAACTCCATCACGACCCACTGCTCGACGAGGCTCGCACTACGAGCATCGCCGAGCCGCGCCCAATGCCCGCGCCGGTCGACGACGAAATCGACCTGCTCGATCTCCTCATCGTCCTAGCGAAGCGCAAGCGCCTGATCGCTGCTGTCACTCTCGGTGCGGCGGTGCTTGCCGCGATCGTCTCGCTGCTGCTGCCGAACCGCTACACGGCGACGACGAAGATTCTGCCGCCACAGCAGTCGCAGTCCGCATCATCAATGATCCTCAACCAGCTAGCCGGCGGAGGCATGGGACCGCTAGCCGCATTAGCCGGCAGCAGCCTCGGCCTGAAGAATCCCAGCGACATCTATATAGGCATCCTCAAGAGCCGCAGCATCCAGGACGCGCTCATCCAGCAATTCAATCTGATGAGCGCCTACCGCGATAAGCGTCTTTCCGACACGCGCAAAGACCTCTCCGGATACAGCGACATAGTCGCCGAAAAAGAAGGGCTAATCTCCATCTCGGTCGAAGATAAAGATCCCAAGCGCGCCGCCGCCATGGCCAACGCCTACGTCGAAGAGCTCCGCAAAGTCACGCAGCATCTGGCCATCGGCGAAGCCTCGCAGCGACGCCTCTTCTTCGAGCAGCAAGTCCAGCAGGCCAAGGAAGACCTCAGCAACGCCGAAGTCGCGCTCAAAGAAACGCAGCAGAAGACCGGCATGATCCAGCTCGACAGCCAGGCCAAAGCCGTCATCGAGGCCATCGGAAACCTTCGCGCGCAGGTCGCGGCCAAAGAAGTGCAACTCCAGGCCATGCGCTCGTTCGCGACCGAGCAAAACCCGCAGCGCATCATCGTCGAGCAACAGGTAGCCGGACTCCGCGACCAGCTCCACAAACTCGAAGGCCAAGCCAGCGGCGGAGACGGCGACCCAATCGTCAGCACCGGCAAAATTCCCAGCGCCGGCCTCGAGTACGTCCGCAAGCTGCGCGACGTCAAGTACTACGAGACCATCTTCGAGCTGCTGGCCAAACAGTACGAAGCCGCCAAGATCGACGAATCGCGCGAAGCCGCCGTAATCCAGGTACTAGACCAGGCCACCGAGCCCGACCGCAAATCGAGCCCCAAGCGCCTGCTCATCATCGCCCTGTGCGCCATCTGCGGACTCATGATCGGCTGCGTCTCCGCGCTGATAAGCGAAGCCGTAGCCCGCGTCCAACTCGATCCCGAACGCGCCACCCAAATATCCCGCCTGCGCCAAACCCTCAGGTGGAAGGACAGAAAAGGACTTGTAGTTGACCGAGTTTAG
- a CDS encoding SLBB domain-containing protein, whose product MQTSFEARQGVYMVVKRILVLSAVLTGFAAAQTTLRVPSGSANQCDGPNCTINSQSTGSTDDMDANDQSMQDQDSAQDQASQYGRRSAQGYPSRSADQNGHYGTYTQNIPTYRVPGERNDDLQQGQENGVPNSASEPLDLSLTYPPRNSQPAREAQTEFQKFVYSSTGQRLPIYGRNLFDNVPSTFAPVDRIPVPADYVVGPGDELLIRAWGQIDLDARVVVDRNGQIYLPRVGSVTVAGLKYEQVNPYLKTAVGRIFKNFDLNVNLGQLRSIQVFVVGQAKHPGTYTVSSLSTLVNALFASGGPDATGSMRHIQLKRKNQVVSEFDLYDLLLNGDKSKDVALLPGDVIYIPPVGQLVAIAGSVNMPAIYEIKDKTSVAEELEIAGGLNTTADSSRAVLERIENRTTRKVEEFALDKNGTTRELHDGDVLRVFSVSPRFENAVTLRGNVAQPGRYPWREGMRVCDLIPSRDAIIKRDYWMRQNSLALTPISWSNSTDERRTQFLRNPAEVNWDYAVVQRLNHEDLTAHLLPFNLGHAISDCQSPDDLQLVAGDVITIFSQNDLAVPVAKRTKFVWLEGEVKRAGVYRVGPGENLRDLVERAGGLTPNAYLFASDFRRESTRVAQQKELQRVSDEFDKQLRNRAAQESAKASPEEQMAFQQQLMAQQNVLAKLRETQATGRIVLGLKPGDNNAASLPELSLEDGDKLTIPAKPATVEVLGAVYNQNSFIYKDGRSLNDYLSEAGGGTRDADKSRLFVVRADGSVESKQMHHGLFFGNFESIKLMPGDTIVMPQKIKTGNGLLQIRDWTQIFSQLALGSAAISVLK is encoded by the coding sequence ATGCAAACCAGCTTTGAAGCAAGGCAAGGCGTTTATATGGTTGTGAAGCGAATCTTAGTACTCTCCGCAGTCCTTACCGGTTTTGCCGCGGCACAAACAACGCTGCGTGTTCCTTCCGGCAGCGCAAATCAGTGCGATGGCCCAAACTGCACCATCAATTCGCAGAGCACGGGTTCGACGGATGACATGGACGCGAACGATCAGTCTATGCAGGACCAGGATTCGGCGCAGGATCAGGCTTCCCAATACGGGCGTCGATCGGCGCAGGGATATCCGTCGCGCAGCGCTGATCAGAACGGTCACTACGGAACCTACACGCAGAATATTCCCACTTATCGGGTTCCCGGCGAGCGCAACGACGATCTCCAACAAGGACAAGAGAACGGAGTTCCGAATAGCGCCAGCGAGCCTCTCGACCTTTCGCTGACGTACCCTCCCCGCAATTCGCAGCCGGCGCGTGAAGCGCAAACTGAATTTCAAAAGTTTGTTTACAGCTCGACCGGGCAACGGCTTCCCATTTACGGACGCAATCTCTTCGACAACGTGCCCAGCACGTTCGCTCCGGTCGATCGCATTCCCGTTCCGGCAGATTACGTCGTCGGGCCTGGCGATGAACTGCTCATTCGCGCATGGGGACAGATCGATCTCGACGCTCGCGTCGTCGTCGATCGCAATGGACAAATCTACCTCCCGCGCGTGGGCAGCGTGACGGTTGCCGGTTTGAAATACGAGCAGGTAAATCCGTATCTCAAGACCGCTGTCGGGCGCATCTTCAAGAACTTCGACCTCAATGTAAATCTGGGTCAGCTACGCTCCATTCAAGTTTTCGTTGTCGGCCAAGCCAAGCATCCGGGCACGTACACGGTCAGCTCATTGAGCACGCTCGTCAACGCGCTGTTCGCCTCAGGCGGTCCAGACGCAACCGGCTCGATGCGCCACATTCAACTCAAGCGCAAGAATCAAGTCGTCTCCGAGTTCGATCTTTACGACCTGCTGCTGAACGGCGATAAATCGAAAGACGTCGCGCTGCTTCCCGGGGACGTGATCTACATCCCGCCGGTTGGACAGCTAGTCGCCATCGCAGGCAGCGTGAACATGCCGGCCATTTACGAAATTAAGGACAAGACGAGCGTTGCCGAAGAACTGGAAATTGCCGGCGGTCTGAACACCACGGCGGATAGCAGCCGTGCCGTTTTGGAACGCATCGAGAACCGCACCACCCGCAAGGTGGAAGAGTTCGCTCTCGACAAAAACGGAACCACACGTGAACTGCACGACGGCGATGTGTTGCGAGTCTTCTCTGTCTCGCCGCGATTCGAGAACGCTGTCACGCTGCGCGGGAACGTAGCGCAGCCTGGTCGTTATCCGTGGCGCGAAGGCATGCGCGTCTGCGATTTGATTCCCTCGCGTGATGCGATCATCAAGCGTGATTACTGGATGCGGCAGAACTCGCTCGCACTCACTCCGATCAGCTGGTCAAACAGTACCGATGAACGCCGCACGCAATTCCTGCGCAATCCAGCCGAAGTGAATTGGGATTATGCAGTCGTGCAGCGGTTGAACCATGAAGATCTCACGGCGCATCTGCTGCCTTTCAATCTGGGACATGCGATCTCCGACTGCCAGTCTCCCGACGATCTTCAGCTCGTTGCCGGCGACGTGATCACCATCTTTTCCCAAAATGATCTTGCTGTGCCCGTCGCTAAGCGCACGAAGTTCGTTTGGCTTGAAGGCGAGGTAAAGCGTGCAGGCGTGTATCGAGTTGGTCCCGGAGAGAACCTTCGTGACCTGGTCGAGCGCGCCGGCGGGCTAACACCAAACGCTTATTTATTCGCCTCCGACTTCCGCCGCGAGTCCACGCGGGTCGCGCAGCAGAAGGAACTCCAGCGCGTGAGCGACGAGTTCGACAAACAACTGCGCAACCGTGCGGCTCAAGAAAGTGCCAAAGCCAGCCCGGAAGAACAGATGGCATTCCAGCAGCAGCTCATGGCACAACAGAACGTGCTCGCAAAGCTGCGCGAGACACAAGCCACCGGACGTATCGTTTTGGGACTTAAGCCGGGGGACAACAATGCCGCGTCTTTGCCCGAGCTGTCGCTCGAAGACGGCGACAAGCTCACGATTCCGGCGAAACCTGCGACTGTCGAAGTGCTGGGCGCGGTCTACAACCAGAATTCGTTTATCTACAAAGACGGACGCAGCCTCAACGATTACCTCAGCGAAGCCGGCGGCGGCACTCGCGATGCCGACAAGAGCCGTCTGTTCGTCGTGCGTGCCGACGGCTCAGTCGAAAGCAAGCAGATGCACCACGGCCTCTTCTTCGGCAACTTCGAATCGATCAAGCTGATGCCCGGAGATACGATCGTAATGCCGCAGAAGATCAAAACCGGCAACGGCCTGCTGCAGATCCGCGACTGGACGCAAATCTTTTCGCAACTGGCATTAGGATCGGCAGCCATCAGCGTGCTGAAATGA
- a CDS encoding GDP-mannose 4,6-dehydratase has protein sequence MTEFSGKLLLTGASGFVGGFVQQATRFIPLTLAGKEVDLRDAHAVTEAVSRIQPDAVLHLAAQTFVPRSFENPVETFEINFLGTYNLFAALKKTGFTGRLLLVSSGDVYGAVSVGDLPVREELPPKPRSPYAVSKVAAEALCFQWNETAGFETIVARPFNHIGPGQREDFVISAFAKQIAEIKHGTKPAIIEVGDLDVTRDFLDVRDVVQAYLLLLREGRAGETYNICSGTECSIRSLLEKMLSLAEIHAEIRSNPAKFRPSEQRRVVGDANKLRRHTGWQPKYTIEQTLADTIHSWEYQIA, from the coding sequence TTGACCGAGTTTAGCGGCAAGCTCCTGCTGACAGGAGCCTCAGGATTCGTCGGCGGATTCGTCCAGCAAGCCACACGCTTCATCCCGCTGACGCTTGCCGGCAAAGAGGTGGACCTGCGCGACGCACACGCCGTAACTGAGGCCGTCTCGCGCATCCAGCCCGACGCCGTGCTGCATCTCGCCGCCCAAACATTCGTGCCGCGTTCGTTTGAAAATCCGGTGGAGACCTTCGAGATCAACTTCCTCGGCACCTACAATCTGTTCGCCGCGTTGAAGAAAACCGGCTTCACCGGGCGCCTCCTGCTCGTCAGCAGCGGAGACGTCTATGGGGCAGTATCCGTCGGAGATCTGCCGGTCAGGGAAGAGCTCCCGCCAAAACCGCGCAGCCCATACGCGGTAAGCAAAGTAGCTGCTGAAGCCCTGTGTTTCCAGTGGAATGAGACCGCCGGGTTTGAAACAATAGTGGCTCGGCCGTTCAACCATATTGGACCAGGCCAGCGCGAGGATTTTGTGATCTCCGCATTCGCTAAACAAATCGCCGAGATCAAACACGGAACGAAGCCCGCAATCATTGAAGTGGGCGACCTCGACGTGACCCGCGACTTCCTCGATGTCCGCGACGTGGTGCAGGCCTATCTTCTTTTGCTGCGCGAAGGACGCGCAGGCGAGACCTACAACATCTGCTCCGGCACCGAGTGCTCGATCCGGTCGCTGCTGGAAAAAATGCTGAGCCTAGCCGAGATTCACGCTGAGATTCGCAGCAATCCGGCTAAATTCCGGCCCTCGGAGCAGCGCCGAGTCGTTGGCGATGCAAATAAGCTGCGCCGCCATACCGGATGGCAACCGAAATACACCATCGAGCAAACGCTCGCAGACACTATTCACAGTTGGGAGTACCAAATCGCATGA
- a CDS encoding capsule assembly Wzi family protein: protein MSRFIRLSRVAICALLIAATAAAQSQTADPSSTAENENTATNAIAGAGKSSKPSGHGSVADDAKKTFEGFASDQKRIWTAPAHLKISDAEWLVPTAGIATGLFMTDPTTSRELTRNSHVDAAAKFSDLGLGLFVATSGTMYLAGRHLNDDHLRESGLLSAEAAADTFVVTDALKYSLRRERPDVDRGQGAFFQSGGTSFPSGHASTSFAIATVIAHEYPGAFSQFASYGLATAVSLARVGGQKHFPSDVFIGGTLGYLIGRSVYKNHHDPDVDYGTFERASLPIPAERMSSTYIELDSWIYPAVEQLAALNVIDSTFAGIRPWTRMAVYSMVSRAEEPPEGTEASIILNALRSEFHREAELRGGQPNKAISIDRVYTRTQYISGPPLNDGFHFGQTIVDDFGRPFGEGLQQITGFESRAEAGRFSFFVRGEYQHAPSVPGYSAQVNQTLASIDVIPGESFNGVPEQNVFRLLDTYASFNLLSNEISVGKQTYWWGPDDSTSLMLSNNAAPFYGIRLNRTFPLYIPLFSRLFGTIRYDNFFGRLYGNQYPPDPFTFGQKIILQPTKNLEIGFSRSSIFAGKGLEPLTLGTLWKTATSASSGTNTGFNPRFTPGTRHANFDIRYRLPFLRNWVTAYIDSFVHDDVSPADAPNRAALMPGIYVSHFPKLSNLDLHFEGGTTDTFPADRAEGGNFYYYESLYRDSYTIERNLLGSWIGREGTGGKAWVNYWLNPASSITAGFRMVKVSQFFIPQGETQQDAYAAFKYRWQNGLDLEFMMQHERWVAPLLASGPQSNFTTQVQLSFWPKDWKLQKH, encoded by the coding sequence TTGAGCCGCTTCATTCGGCTTTCACGGGTTGCAATTTGCGCTCTGTTGATTGCGGCTACGGCAGCCGCGCAATCGCAAACAGCCGATCCGAGTTCGACTGCCGAAAACGAGAATACGGCAACGAACGCCATTGCCGGGGCTGGCAAGTCTTCCAAACCCAGCGGTCACGGCAGTGTTGCGGATGATGCAAAAAAGACATTCGAGGGATTCGCTTCCGACCAGAAGCGCATCTGGACTGCTCCGGCGCACCTGAAGATCTCCGACGCCGAATGGCTGGTGCCTACTGCGGGAATTGCTACTGGTCTGTTCATGACAGATCCGACTACCTCGCGCGAGTTGACCCGCAACAGCCACGTGGATGCGGCGGCAAAATTCTCCGATCTCGGTCTGGGCCTCTTCGTCGCGACCTCAGGCACGATGTATCTTGCCGGGCGGCATCTCAACGATGACCATCTTCGCGAATCGGGACTTCTCTCTGCAGAAGCTGCCGCCGACACGTTCGTCGTCACGGACGCGCTCAAATACAGTTTGCGTCGCGAGCGTCCCGATGTGGATCGCGGCCAGGGAGCATTTTTTCAATCCGGTGGCACTTCATTTCCGTCAGGACATGCCAGCACGTCTTTCGCGATTGCGACTGTGATCGCGCACGAGTATCCCGGAGCGTTTAGCCAATTTGCCAGCTACGGATTGGCTACGGCGGTCAGCCTGGCTCGCGTGGGTGGGCAAAAACACTTCCCATCTGATGTTTTTATCGGCGGCACACTCGGATATCTGATTGGCCGCAGCGTTTATAAGAACCATCACGATCCCGACGTGGACTACGGGACGTTCGAGCGCGCGTCGCTGCCGATACCGGCCGAGCGCATGAGTTCGACTTATATCGAACTGGATAGCTGGATTTATCCAGCGGTCGAGCAACTCGCGGCACTGAACGTGATCGATTCCACCTTCGCCGGCATTCGCCCGTGGACCCGCATGGCAGTGTATTCGATGGTCTCGCGCGCCGAGGAGCCGCCGGAGGGTACCGAGGCCAGCATTATTCTGAATGCCCTGCGCTCGGAGTTCCATCGTGAGGCTGAGCTGCGTGGAGGGCAGCCGAATAAGGCGATCTCCATCGATCGCGTGTACACACGCACGCAGTACATTTCCGGACCGCCATTGAACGATGGGTTCCACTTTGGGCAGACCATCGTCGACGACTTCGGCCGACCATTTGGGGAAGGTCTGCAGCAGATCACCGGATTCGAGAGCCGCGCGGAAGCAGGCCGTTTCTCGTTCTTTGTCCGGGGTGAGTATCAGCACGCGCCGTCGGTTCCTGGTTACAGCGCGCAGGTGAATCAGACGCTGGCCAGCATTGACGTGATTCCCGGCGAATCATTTAACGGTGTGCCGGAGCAGAATGTCTTTCGGCTGCTGGATACTTATGCTTCCTTCAATCTGTTGAGCAACGAAATTTCAGTCGGCAAACAGACGTACTGGTGGGGACCCGACGACAGCACTTCGCTCATGCTGAGCAATAATGCGGCGCCGTTTTACGGTATCCGGCTGAATCGCACGTTCCCGCTATACATTCCCCTATTTTCGAGGCTATTTGGAACCATTCGCTACGACAACTTCTTTGGGCGTCTGTACGGAAACCAATATCCGCCGGATCCATTCACCTTCGGACAGAAGATCATTCTGCAACCGACGAAGAATCTGGAAATCGGTTTTTCACGCAGCTCAATCTTTGCGGGAAAGGGACTCGAACCGCTGACGCTTGGCACTCTCTGGAAAACCGCCACCAGCGCGAGCAGTGGCACGAATACGGGATTCAATCCGCGCTTCACACCGGGCACACGTCACGCCAACTTCGATATCCGCTATCGCCTGCCATTTCTGCGGAATTGGGTGACGGCGTACATCGATTCGTTCGTTCACGACGACGTATCGCCGGCGGACGCTCCTAATCGCGCTGCTCTTATGCCCGGCATCTATGTGAGCCACTTCCCAAAACTTTCAAATCTCGACCTTCACTTTGAGGGTGGGACGACTGACACGTTTCCTGCTGACCGCGCGGAAGGCGGAAATTTCTACTACTATGAAAGCCTTTATCGGGACAGTTACACCATCGAACGCAATCTGCTGGGCTCATGGATCGGTCGCGAAGGCACTGGCGGCAAAGCTTGGGTGAATTACTGGCTGAATCCCGCGAGCAGCATTACGGCAGGTTTTCGAATGGTGAAGGTTTCTCAGTTCTTCATTCCACAAGGGGAAACCCAGCAGGACGCTTACGCTGCATTCAAGTATCGCTGGCAGAACGGCCTCGACCTGGAATTCATGATGCAGCACGAGCGCTGGGTAGCGCCCCTGCTGGCGTCAGGCCCGCAAAGCAACTTCACGACACAGGTACAGCTATCGTTCTGGCCTAAAGACTGGAAGCTGCAGAAGCACTGA